The following nucleotide sequence is from Mangifera indica cultivar Alphonso chromosome 1, CATAS_Mindica_2.1, whole genome shotgun sequence.
ACCAAGCCCAACATGTGAGTTTTTGCTTCTTTTACTTATAATGTTGTCTCATTGTCTAACTGCCTGCACatcttaaaattttcctttgaatttgaattttacctCTCTCCCCTTCCTGTCATATGCATTGCTGGTTTTGCAGCTCCTGTTGCAACGAAATGAAGTGATTGCTTTGGTAAATCTGCTCAATCGACTCTCTGAATCTGTCAAAACTGTGCAAGAAATGGCGCCATCAATCGAGAGAataatggaaaaacaaaaaccccCTTCTACACCTGAATGGCCAAGAATAGGGGAATCAGTATTTCGGCTTTGATAGCGAATCTGTTTACTCTGCATATCTGTCAATAGCGGCATCCTAACATTTTTGAGAAGCTAAGTTAGTCACTCATATGTATTACAGCCATTAAAGAGCTGTAGATCAGATTTCAGAAACCAGTTGTTTTTGGAGGTGATACAAATGTACACATGCATACAGAGTTAAAAGGGTCTAGAGCAAATAGTAATATGTtagatcaaaaaaaaaaaaaaggaatcaaaGATGTTTCAAGAATGTTGGTGTTGAGtgtcttttatcctttttttaattataataaaatcaacattATCAAAATAGTTTCCCATGATTAACTGAATaattcctttttcctttttactaATTTGGTTTTGTGTTTATTGATTTGGTGAATTGTCAAAGTGGAGGTGAATGTTACAATTTTGAGAGGTCTCTTTCAACTatgatttctattttttaagattaaaaataaaaaaattgtagcTGAAGCAACAAACaggtaataaaattatatgtacatagttttaatatacaatttagatccgtagataatatgtcattatgtaattgaataattttgaattaaagataaaataacatttaattatataatgacattatttttatacctaaattgtgtataaatagCATTGCTCACAAATAGATTCAGTGTGACAGTGtttaatttctaataaaattaaaaataaaatatatggtatttggttaaaataaaggtcattacaatttttttttatcttaatttttactaaataataattttctctttgatttaaaaaataaccaatcccataaattaaaatgataactaaaatgaaaaagcacaaacaatttattaataaatttaccAAGATTGTCATTCTGTACATTAATAATCcaatcaaatacaaaaaaatacaaagacaAACAGATGACAAGCATCATCTTAGAAAATCACACAAGtcaatggttttttttttctgtctctTGTCTTCTTTGTATCATACAACAAAGAAGcacaatatttgataaaatcacAAACTAATTTCAGCAAATTACATCTATATCCTGCTAATTGTTCCAATATTCCAACCTCTTTCCTTCTCCTTCTGACTCTGCTTTTGCTGAATTTCCTTTGTTCCTCCCTTTCTGCCACTTCCCAACAAAACTCTATGTGCCATCCTTCCTCTACTTCCAATGGAAACTCTAACCCTCTCCATCCCAACATTCACACCACCGCGTCTAAAATGTTGCTGCATTGGAGTTTTCATCTGCATTCTCTTTTGCAGACTTCTCCTCAATATGCTGCTCAGCTTCTTACTCCCATTTTTTATATCCTTTGCACTATTGCATTGTACTATTTGTTCCGGAAGGCTTCCATCGCTGTCTTCCTTCTCGTCATCTTGGCATGTTGGCAATGGTAAGAACACTGGTGGGAGTTGAGCTGAGGTTGGTGCAGTTGGGAGTGGTATTAAAGAGTTGCGTCTTGGAGCCGGCACAACTGGGATTGCCCTTACAGCTGGACAAAGAGAGGCTCTTCCTATCCTCTTTGGTAGTAATCTTGGCTGTTCTGCCATCTCAgggttgttttctttttctgttggATTGATGTACTTGACTAGGCCATCAGTTGGAGGAAGTATGGGAGGTTTGTAGTTGTAATTCTCCATTAGTGGTCGAGCAACATTTGCTTGCTCTTTCATCATTGCATTATTGCTTGTTGGTTCATTGGAATTTTTACTTCCTGGCACTCTACTTGCAAGTGGCGGTCTTGGAGGTGCTGATGTTTGCTCGTCCTGCTGCTGTTTCAGATGTTGCTCAGCTATCTTTGTATCAACATGTTGACGAGCAAGCTTCCTCTCAACTAGAAGCTGTTGTTCCAGTTCCTTTACCTACAAGATGCACAAGAATAAAACTGCAGCTGCTGGCCACGGTACAGAAAATTTTCACTAGTATTTACTATTTCGCAACAAAGTTCCCTAAACAGTACCTTGTCTTGCAGGCTCTTGATTTTAAGGTCTTTGTCTTTCAACTTCAAGTCCAGTCCATGGATTGTGTCCTCCATCTTTTTGCTTTGTACATCTTTGCTCTTTAGTTCTTGCTTAGTTTTCTCAACCTTAAAACAGATAGATTCATGATTATTCATAACAATTAAACAACTGCACATGACACAAACTTAGGAAAAGATAACATGTGACATAATATCAGCAAAGAACATAGCTAGTAGGATGTCATCAGTACCATTTGTTTGTATCTCAGGAATTCGGAATTATCTATCTGCTTCTTTGCAGGACCCAACTCTATTCCTCTCACTCTACTTGCAAAGTTTAGCGAGCATAAGGTCTCGCTAAGGTCGTTCTCGTTTGGACTGACTTGGACAAACATGAGTGTCTTTGAATCCCCTCCTACCAGTTATTTCCATTTTGTCaggattttcattttcattttagttttgaCTATATTccttttaattgtaaaattcTGAGAGAAGTACCTAAAGAGTCTTGAAGCAAGTGTGTCAGCTTGGAATTCCTACCATAGGAAAGAATGCAAAGAAAAATTTAGAACAAAGAGACAGATAGTGCTGCCAATTGCACATTATGAACCAGCAATACAAGAAATAACCTGAAAGGAATATGAGGGCTTTTAGTTGCAAGAGCTGATATAACGTCGCCAAGGGCTGATAATGATCTGTTGATATTTTGAGTTTCCTTTAGACGTTCTCCTTGCACTTCTGTCTTTGCAACTCGTTCACTTCCTGCGAGGTCAACCAACCATAGCTTGCTCTTTGTGCGTTCCCCATTCAATAGATTCTCTCCCCTCACCATCACACAATGTAGGCTGTGCACAGACAAAGAATTACAAACTAACATTCAGCACTGTATATGAGCAGATTTCCAGAACATATATTACACTGAATTCAGTTGAGGTGATATAAACAGACCAATGGGATCGACTGCTGTGCTCATTGGCATTGGTTGCGCCAATAGCCCGTGCATTACTTCCGGTTTTTAGAACTTCCCATACCTCACTGATGTTACTTACAGGTGCTTCAACCAATCCCGGGACATGATGTACTCCTTCCCCTGCTTGTCGTACTTCAAGCCTACAAGAATAGATACGGTATAACAAATGATGCCATAGTTTACAAAGCACTAGCGTAATTACTCACTAGCTTGACGACCTTTTCTTGTACATATTTACATGTAAATGTGCATGGGCAGCAAATCAAAGGAAAAACTGGTAAACCAACCTTTTCGATGTTGGTCCTGGCTGAGAACCTACTACTAACAAATCTCTTAT
It contains:
- the LOC123213753 gene encoding kinesin-like protein KIN-14Q isoform X2, with the translated sequence MEEDRIHNSNFDQWNDPLLLTDVSWQQQEQQNISADQYYSSNSISNTSPSSVMAGSVYRRDSDDGVSWKNQSFEANDMQKFGDQNESVDGKSMLGFSLTSPDLVICGGGSPDIFPKSGSYGDSPEILERSNCKYSTEVSLENGIKGSDISNNTLKTPIVRFSSFNKELSPKYSLELHPPLTAQEDSPKGHIPVVSINADFVESQGVLRMSQGAVSEFKSSKDGVNCEVELDYEKLKGTYEYQKKELVEARRLLEELQRENQLKNEECQEAWNSLHELQNELMRKSMHVGSLAFAIEGQVKEKSRWFASLRDLTRRLKIMQMEHIKLAEEASAYKNFLADMNEMSSTIQSKIKHQVDMYQHLKVQFLEGTKEQKELYNKVLELKGNIRVFCRCRPLNFEEIAAGSVMTIDFESAKDGELTMMSNGAPRKTFKFDAVFGPQAEQADVFKDTAPFATSVLDGYNVCIFAYGQTGTGKTFTMEGTEEARGVNFRTLEELFCIIKEREKLYQYDISVSVLEVYNEQIRDLLVVGSQPGPTSKRLEVRQAGEGVHHVPGLVEAPVSNISEVWEVLKTGSNARAIGATNANEHSSRSHCLHCVMVRGENLLNGERTKSKLWLVDLAGSERVAKTEVQGERLKETQNINRSLSALGDVISALATKSPHIPFRNSKLTHLLQDSLGGDSKTLMFVQVSPNENDLSETLCSLNFASRVRGIELGPAKKQIDNSEFLRYKQMVEKTKQELKSKDVQSKKMEDTIHGLDLKLKDKDLKIKSLQDKVKELEQQLLVERKLARQHVDTKIAEQHLKQQQDEQTSAPPRPPLASRVPGSKNSNEPTSNNAMMKEQANVARPLMENYNYKPPILPPTDGLVKYINPTEKENNPEMAEQPRLLPKRIGRASLCPAVRAIPVVPAPRRNSLIPLPTAPTSAQLPPVFLPLPTCQDDEKEDSDGSLPEQIVQCNSAKDIKNGSKKLSSILRRSLQKRMQMKTPMQQHFRRGGVNVGMERVRVSIGSRGRMAHRVLLGSGRKGGTKEIQQKQSQKEKERGWNIGTISRI